A genomic region of Runella rosea contains the following coding sequences:
- a CDS encoding glutaminase family protein, whose amino-acid sequence MQQRIYVNAAFGYSLCLIALLSLTLQAQTLRPPAYPLITHDPYFSIWSEGDRLTDVATTHWTSKPQSMEGIVRVDGKAYQFMGATPIQYKSVLSTGADANVAVKYTFEKPSESWKEGNFDDAKWQTGRLPFGSHTDRSHLSWTKGGVWIRRTFDWDGQTDPSALRLMLAYNDEVEVFLNGIPLYEHHSVAEDYRPYTIPAKALQTLKKGKNLLTIYALHTSGNAFIDAGLAQEIKAEPLPLAEQTKAELTATKTTYSFKAGGINLTVSFLSPLLLNDLEVTARPVSYITYSVQSNDAKPHDVQLFTGIAGTVATNLPNQEVVTNNGKAANLNWLSIGTKEQPLLKKKGDDVRIDWGYAYLAVPQNGQTQLASGAFRALKENFVNIQTSSTAVSVGTATDMALSAIVNVGKVENTLKTSHLLLAYDDVYSVQYFGTNLRPWWNRTGKVTIEQLLTLAEKEYPAIQIKCAEFDKTIENDAFKVGGKQYAELCNLAYRQAIAAHKIVAKPNGELLFFSKENFSNGSIGTVDVTYPSAPLFLAYNIELMKGMLRPIFDYSESGQWTKPFPAHDVGTYPLANGQTYPEDMPVEEGGNMLLLTAAVAAAEGNADFAKQHWKTLSTWVEFLERDGFDPANQLCTDDFAGHLARNANLSIKAILGIAAYGQLAQKIGDAATGKKYLDLARSLATRWQTMADVGDHYALTFDKGNTWSQKYNLVWDKLLKFNVFPPSVAEKEIKYYLKIQQPYGLPLDSRKTYTKSDWILWTAVLAQSPADFQSLMQPVWKFANETQPRTPLTDWHETPNAKRVGFTARSVVGGYYMKVLEEKLAKKQKN is encoded by the coding sequence ATGCAACAACGAATTTATGTAAATGCCGCATTTGGCTATTCGCTTTGCCTCATTGCGCTTTTGTCCCTCACCCTACAAGCCCAAACCCTCCGCCCACCGGCCTATCCGCTCATTACCCACGATCCTTATTTTAGCATTTGGTCGGAGGGTGACCGCCTGACGGATGTAGCAACTACCCACTGGACCAGCAAGCCACAATCAATGGAAGGGATTGTGCGCGTAGATGGCAAAGCCTATCAATTTATGGGTGCAACGCCCATCCAATATAAATCCGTTTTATCCACGGGAGCCGATGCCAACGTCGCGGTCAAATACACTTTTGAAAAGCCTAGTGAAAGTTGGAAAGAAGGCAATTTTGACGATGCTAAATGGCAAACGGGGCGACTTCCGTTTGGTTCGCACACCGACCGCAGTCACCTTTCTTGGACCAAAGGTGGGGTCTGGATTCGGCGCACGTTTGATTGGGACGGCCAAACCGACCCAAGCGCCCTTCGACTAATGCTGGCCTACAACGACGAAGTAGAAGTGTTTCTCAACGGTATTCCCCTCTATGAACATCACAGCGTAGCAGAAGATTACCGTCCGTACACTATTCCCGCCAAAGCACTGCAAACATTAAAAAAAGGCAAAAACCTGTTGACGATTTATGCACTGCACACCAGCGGAAATGCCTTTATTGACGCGGGCCTTGCCCAAGAAATTAAAGCCGAGCCGCTTCCGTTGGCCGAGCAAACCAAGGCCGAACTTACCGCCACCAAAACAACATATAGCTTCAAGGCGGGAGGTATAAATCTGACCGTCAGCTTTTTGTCCCCTCTTTTATTAAACGACCTTGAAGTAACGGCTCGGCCCGTCAGCTACATCACTTATTCGGTGCAATCCAACGACGCCAAACCCCACGATGTACAATTGTTTACGGGAATAGCAGGCACCGTTGCTACCAACTTACCCAATCAAGAAGTAGTAACAAACAACGGTAAAGCAGCCAACCTAAACTGGCTGTCTATCGGCACCAAAGAGCAACCGCTGCTCAAGAAAAAAGGCGATGATGTACGCATTGACTGGGGTTATGCCTACTTAGCGGTTCCTCAAAACGGACAAACCCAACTCGCAAGCGGTGCATTTAGGGCGTTGAAAGAAAACTTTGTTAACATTCAAACCTCATCGACTGCTGTTTCTGTAGGTACGGCCACCGACATGGCCTTGAGCGCGATTGTTAACGTTGGAAAAGTAGAAAACACGCTTAAAACAAGTCATTTGCTCCTGGCATACGATGACGTATACTCGGTTCAGTATTTTGGCACAAATTTGCGCCCGTGGTGGAATCGGACGGGTAAAGTGACCATCGAACAACTCCTGACATTGGCCGAAAAAGAGTATCCCGCTATTCAAATAAAATGTGCCGAATTCGATAAAACCATTGAAAACGACGCATTCAAAGTGGGCGGCAAACAATACGCCGAACTCTGCAACTTAGCCTATCGTCAAGCCATTGCTGCCCACAAAATAGTGGCCAAACCCAACGGTGAGCTGTTGTTTTTCTCAAAAGAAAACTTCTCTAACGGCTCCATCGGCACCGTAGATGTGACGTACCCTTCGGCACCGTTGTTTTTGGCATACAATATCGAGTTGATGAAAGGAATGTTGCGACCCATCTTCGATTACAGCGAAAGCGGTCAATGGACCAAGCCCTTCCCTGCCCATGACGTAGGAACCTATCCACTAGCCAACGGACAAACTTACCCCGAAGACATGCCCGTGGAAGAAGGCGGCAATATGCTCCTGCTTACGGCCGCCGTTGCCGCCGCCGAAGGAAACGCAGATTTTGCCAAACAACACTGGAAAACGCTCTCTACTTGGGTGGAATTTCTAGAAAGGGATGGTTTTGACCCTGCCAATCAGCTTTGCACCGACGATTTTGCGGGGCATTTGGCCCGTAACGCCAACCTTTCCATCAAAGCTATTTTGGGGATTGCCGCTTACGGACAGCTTGCTCAGAAAATCGGAGACGCGGCTACTGGCAAGAAATACCTCGACTTGGCCCGCAGCCTAGCCACGCGTTGGCAAACGATGGCCGATGTGGGCGACCACTACGCCTTGACGTTCGACAAGGGCAATACATGGTCACAGAAGTACAATTTGGTTTGGGACAAGCTGTTGAAATTTAACGTTTTCCCCCCTTCGGTGGCGGAGAAGGAAATCAAATATTACCTCAAAATACAGCAACCCTACGGCCTACCGCTCGACAGTCGCAAGACCTATACCAAATCCGACTGGATTTTGTGGACGGCCGTACTGGCGCAATCGCCCGCTGATTTTCAATCCCTGATGCAGCCGGTTTGGAAATTTGCCAACGAAACCCAACCTCGCACACCCCTTACCGATTGGCACGAAACCCCCAACGCCAAGCGTGTAGGATTCACCGCCCGCTCGGTCGTGGGAGGGTATTATATGAAAGTGTTAGAGGAAAAACTGGCTAAGAAGCAGAAGAATTAA
- a CDS encoding DUF2911 domain-containing protein, producing MKKVVVLLFVLFSVGASAQGIKTPAPSPTQTLKQDFALSSIEITYSRPAAKGRKIFGDLVPFGKIWRTGANAATKVTFGEDVKVGGVPVKAGSYAIYSVPTANDWEIIINKGANNSGLTGYKTEDDVARFKVESMQLPMMIENFTIILGNLTASSADIQILWENTAVQIPVVADIDSKIMAQINTAMTVDSRPYFQAASYYFDNGKDINKALEWANKAVEAQPTAYWVMHLKAKVQAKAGDKAGAKATAMKSMEMAKQAKNDDYVVLNQKLIAGL from the coding sequence ATGAAAAAAGTTGTTGTACTTCTTTTTGTCTTATTTTCAGTAGGCGCATCGGCCCAGGGAATCAAGACACCCGCTCCCAGTCCAACCCAAACCCTCAAGCAAGACTTTGCGCTTTCTTCCATCGAAATCACTTATTCTCGCCCCGCCGCAAAAGGCCGTAAAATTTTTGGTGATTTGGTGCCTTTTGGTAAAATCTGGAGAACAGGTGCCAATGCAGCTACCAAAGTAACCTTCGGCGAAGATGTAAAAGTGGGTGGAGTACCAGTGAAAGCAGGTTCTTACGCTATCTATTCCGTACCAACCGCCAACGATTGGGAAATTATCATCAACAAAGGTGCTAACAACAGCGGCTTAACGGGCTATAAAACCGAAGACGATGTAGCTCGTTTCAAAGTAGAATCGATGCAATTGCCGATGATGATTGAGAATTTTACCATCATTTTGGGTAACCTAACCGCCTCTTCTGCCGATATTCAAATCCTGTGGGAAAATACCGCCGTACAAATCCCAGTTGTAGCCGACATCGATTCTAAAATCATGGCACAAATCAACACCGCCATGACCGTAGACAGCCGCCCGTATTTCCAAGCTGCCAGCTATTATTTTGACAACGGCAAAGACATCAACAAAGCGTTGGAATGGGCCAACAAAGCCGTTGAAGCCCAGCCTACCGCGTATTGGGTAATGCACCTAAAAGCCAAAGTACAGGCTAAAGCAGGCGACAAAGCCGGCGCAAAAGCCACCGCCATGAAGTCGATGGAAATGGCTAAACAAGCCAAAAACGACGATTACGTGGTTCTGAACCAGAAGCTGATTGCGGGATTATAA
- a CDS encoding histidinol-phosphatase, with protein sequence MRLFSLFFLLISLSSAYAQNWYKGNLHTHSLWSDGDDYPEIIMDWYKANGYNFVGLSDHNTFQEGEKWVNVPRVPERRRTFERYLRTFGPDWVTYKKGPNDSLKVRLKNLQEYRSYFDDPGKFLIIKSEEVSTSYDSKPIHINMTNVQNLIRPQRGNSVAEVMQNNIDLVVAQRRQTGQPMFPHINHPNFYYAITAQDLMQLRYERFFEVFNGHPMVNNYGDEKRDGTEVMWDKINVHFVQQGRPLMYGLATDDSHNYQFFGLEYSNTGRGWVMVNAADLSPRSLIESLEAGRFYATSGVELEKLVQTPSSISFKIKAEPNVNYTIQWIGLKKGKEKTEIFKEIKGNEANYTLAEDDLMVRAKIISTKPKYNPFSAGDVETAWVQPIAKLQTPPVKPGVTPLPNAHAHNDYEQSRPLWDALDQGFTSVEADVYLINDTLFVAHERPTFNNPAHTLENLYLKPLAERIAQNGNQVYGGYKGPVYLMIDFKTEAESTYKALDKLLQNYRTILTSYKGNSPKAGPVTLFISGNRPIETLKKSKERLASLDGRPADLGKKLSAQLMPVVSDNYANHLSWRGKGEMPEEQFQKLSQLVKKVHAEGKKLRLWACPEDPVVWKKLREAGADFLSTDQLELVKEFLLTKP encoded by the coding sequence ATGAGATTATTTTCCCTCTTTTTTTTGCTTATTTCACTTTCCTCGGCCTATGCCCAAAACTGGTACAAAGGCAATCTGCACACGCACTCGCTTTGGAGCGATGGCGACGATTATCCCGAAATAATCATGGATTGGTATAAAGCCAACGGGTATAACTTTGTCGGGTTATCAGACCATAATACGTTTCAGGAAGGAGAAAAATGGGTGAATGTGCCGCGTGTGCCCGAGCGTCGGCGTACGTTTGAGCGTTATTTGCGCACGTTTGGGCCTGATTGGGTCACGTACAAAAAAGGGCCTAACGATTCCCTGAAAGTACGCCTGAAAAACTTGCAGGAATACCGCAGTTATTTTGATGACCCGGGTAAGTTTCTCATTATCAAAAGTGAAGAGGTTTCAACAAGCTACGATAGCAAGCCGATTCACATCAACATGACCAACGTGCAGAACCTCATTCGCCCGCAGCGAGGCAATAGCGTAGCCGAGGTGATGCAAAACAATATTGACTTGGTGGTAGCGCAGCGCCGCCAAACGGGACAGCCTATGTTTCCGCACATTAATCACCCCAATTTTTACTATGCCATCACCGCGCAGGACTTGATGCAGCTACGGTACGAGCGTTTCTTTGAAGTTTTTAATGGGCATCCGATGGTTAATAATTACGGTGACGAAAAACGCGATGGCACCGAGGTGATGTGGGATAAAATCAACGTTCATTTTGTACAACAAGGGCGCCCGTTGATGTACGGTTTGGCCACCGACGACAGCCACAATTATCAGTTTTTTGGCTTAGAATACAGCAATACGGGTCGTGGTTGGGTTATGGTCAATGCCGCCGATTTGTCGCCGCGCTCACTGATAGAGTCGCTGGAAGCGGGGCGGTTTTATGCTACATCGGGCGTAGAATTAGAGAAACTTGTTCAAACGCCGTCCAGTATTTCTTTTAAGATAAAAGCGGAGCCCAATGTCAATTATACCATTCAATGGATTGGACTGAAAAAAGGGAAAGAAAAAACCGAAATTTTTAAAGAAATAAAAGGAAATGAAGCGAACTATACCTTGGCCGAAGATGATTTGATGGTGCGGGCTAAAATCATTTCCACTAAACCAAAATACAACCCGTTTAGCGCAGGAGACGTAGAAACGGCTTGGGTTCAGCCCATTGCGAAGCTTCAAACACCGCCCGTAAAACCCGGCGTAACGCCTCTTCCTAACGCCCACGCGCACAATGATTACGAGCAATCACGCCCATTGTGGGATGCGCTGGACCAAGGATTTACGAGCGTAGAGGCCGACGTTTACTTAATCAACGACACGCTATTTGTAGCGCACGAACGCCCAACGTTCAACAATCCTGCGCATACCTTAGAAAATTTATACTTAAAGCCGTTGGCCGAGCGCATTGCTCAAAACGGAAATCAAGTTTATGGAGGTTATAAAGGCCCGGTGTATCTCATGATTGACTTCAAAACCGAGGCCGAAAGTACTTACAAAGCCTTAGACAAATTACTCCAAAACTATCGTACAATTCTTACTTCGTATAAAGGAAATAGTCCTAAAGCAGGGCCCGTGACGTTGTTTATTTCGGGTAATCGCCCGATTGAGACGTTGAAAAAATCAAAAGAGCGATTGGCTTCGTTGGATGGGCGACCTGCTGATTTGGGTAAGAAACTGAGCGCTCAATTGATGCCCGTGGTGAGTGATAATTACGCAAACCATCTTTCGTGGCGTGGCAAGGGTGAAATGCCCGAAGAGCAGTTTCAAAAATTGAGTCAATTGGTAAAAAAGGTACACGCCGAAGGAAAAAAACTCCGCCTCTGGGCTTGCCCCGAAGACCCAGTCGTTTGGAAAAAACTCCGTGAAGCAGGCGCTGATTTTCTCAGTACCGACCAATTGGAATTGGTGAAGGAGTTTTTGTTGACGAAGCCTTGA
- a CDS encoding NADH:flavin oxidoreductase/NADH oxidase produces the protein MANLFSPLHLRGVELKNRIAISPMCQYSATDGFANDWHLVHLGSRAVGGAGLVITEATAVSPEGRISPGDLGIWKDEHIPFLKRITDFIHQNGSVAGIQLAHAGHKASSHKPWDGGRYASPEEGGWQPVAASEHALLADDKKANALTAEGIHQVIDDFKAAAHRALAAGFRVIEIHAAHGYLLNGFLSPLVNQRTDEYGGSFENRIRLLRTIVKETRGILADDFPLIVRISASDWVEGGWTINDSVALAKVLHENGVDLIDCSSGGLAPPSAIKIGPNYQVPFAETIKNKVGIKTGAVGMITEASQADEIIVANKADLVLIARESLRNPMFPLSAAHELGHDVQWPIQYVRAQKKR, from the coding sequence ATGGCTAATTTATTTTCTCCCTTGCACCTGAGAGGTGTTGAACTCAAAAATCGAATTGCGATTTCGCCCATGTGTCAATATTCGGCTACCGATGGATTTGCCAATGATTGGCACCTAGTTCATCTCGGAAGTAGGGCAGTGGGCGGCGCTGGGTTGGTGATTACTGAAGCCACGGCGGTCTCCCCCGAAGGGCGAATTTCTCCTGGCGATTTGGGGATTTGGAAAGATGAACATATCCCTTTTCTAAAGCGTATTACTGATTTTATCCACCAAAACGGCAGTGTGGCGGGCATTCAATTGGCCCACGCTGGACACAAGGCCAGCTCACATAAACCGTGGGACGGTGGCCGTTACGCCTCACCCGAAGAGGGAGGTTGGCAGCCCGTAGCCGCGAGCGAACATGCGTTGTTGGCCGATGATAAAAAAGCGAATGCGCTTACCGCAGAAGGAATCCATCAGGTGATTGATGATTTTAAAGCGGCGGCGCATCGAGCGTTGGCGGCGGGTTTTCGGGTGATTGAAATTCATGCGGCGCACGGATATTTGCTCAATGGTTTTTTGTCGCCGTTGGTTAATCAGCGGACAGATGAATACGGTGGAAGTTTTGAAAATCGTATACGATTATTACGCACCATTGTGAAAGAAACAAGGGGTATTCTTGCCGATGATTTTCCGTTGATTGTCAGAATTTCGGCCTCAGATTGGGTCGAAGGCGGCTGGACGATCAATGATTCCGTGGCGTTGGCCAAGGTTCTCCACGAAAATGGGGTGGATTTGATTGATTGCTCGTCGGGTGGGTTGGCGCCGCCGAGTGCCATTAAAATAGGGCCGAATTATCAGGTTCCTTTTGCCGAAACCATTAAAAATAAAGTAGGTATCAAAACGGGTGCTGTAGGAATGATTACGGAAGCGAGCCAAGCCGATGAAATCATCGTAGCCAACAAAGCCGATTTGGTATTGATTGCCCGTGAGTCGCTCCGAAATCCGATGTTTCCGCTCTCGGCGGCACACGAGTTAGGGCATGATGTACAATGGCCGATTCAATACGTGCGAGCCCAAAAGAAACGTTAG
- a CDS encoding MlaD family protein, which yields MKSTSRSESYKVKVGIFVVLGIMILVAGILMVGTLRKTFVSKIDAYAILDDVNGLTKGSNVWFSGVKVGTVKHVAFVENSKVKVTFGIEESSQKFIKKDANVKVSTDGLIGNTIIVISGGSPEAEIVEDGYQFRVLKEDSQQDMLKTLQENNKNLLAITADFKELVRGIKGGEGSVGKLLTKDDLYQKLNSTLTGLEAATLNAKATTVSLAQFSKNLNTQGNFVNDLLTDKQMYGDLKQTVSTLGETSRNLKETSTSAKGMVADLRQTTNQIANDKTSTVGVLLHDPKTANNVRNTLQNLESSSAKLDENMEALQHNILLRRYFRKKKKEEVKPDTSTQVTTLEKMP from the coding sequence ATGAAATCAACGTCAAGGTCGGAAAGCTATAAAGTAAAAGTGGGGATTTTTGTGGTACTTGGGATTATGATTTTGGTCGCGGGGATTCTTATGGTGGGCACTTTGCGCAAAACCTTCGTGAGTAAAATTGATGCCTATGCCATCTTAGACGACGTAAATGGCCTTACCAAAGGCAGTAACGTGTGGTTTTCGGGTGTCAAAGTCGGCACCGTGAAGCACGTTGCTTTCGTCGAAAATTCTAAAGTAAAAGTGACCTTTGGTATTGAAGAATCTTCCCAAAAATTTATCAAAAAAGACGCCAACGTCAAAGTCAGTACCGACGGTTTGATTGGCAACACCATCATTGTGATTTCGGGTGGCTCACCAGAAGCCGAAATCGTGGAAGATGGATACCAGTTTAGGGTCTTAAAAGAAGATTCTCAACAGGATATGCTGAAAACATTGCAGGAGAATAACAAAAATTTACTGGCCATTACGGCTGATTTCAAAGAATTGGTTCGTGGTATCAAAGGCGGAGAAGGTTCGGTAGGGAAGTTGTTGACTAAAGATGATTTATACCAAAAATTAAATTCAACCCTCACTGGATTGGAAGCCGCCACGCTCAACGCCAAGGCCACGACCGTATCATTGGCGCAGTTTTCCAAAAACTTGAACACGCAGGGAAACTTTGTCAATGACTTGCTGACCGACAAACAGATGTACGGCGATTTGAAACAAACGGTCAGTACGTTGGGAGAAACCTCGCGAAACTTGAAGGAAACTTCCACTTCGGCCAAGGGGATGGTGGCCGATTTGCGGCAGACAACCAATCAAATCGCCAACGACAAAACCAGTACCGTCGGGGTACTTTTGCACGACCCCAAAACGGCCAATAACGTAAGAAATACGCTTCAAAATCTCGAAAGTAGCTCGGCCAAATTGGACGAAAACATGGAGGCTTTACAGCATAACATCTTGCTTAGAAGGTACTTCCGTAAGAAAAAGAAGGAGGAAGTAAAGCCCGATACCTCAACACAGGTGACGACGCTCGAAAAAATGCCTTGA
- a CDS encoding ABC transporter ATP-binding protein: MEKTIEIKNLYKSFGSLHVLSGVDLDVHENENVVVLGRSGTGKSVLIKIIAGLLTPDRGQVKVFGQSVADLTAKELNALRLKIGFSFQSSALYDSMTVRENLEFPLVRNLKNMTRKEIDKAVDEVIEAVGLKKTLDQMPSQLSGGQRKRIGIARTLIMNPKIMLYDEPTAGLDPITCQEINDLMNQVKEKYRTSSIIITHDLTCAKETGDRVAILFDGKFAYQGTFEEVFGNPDPRIRSFYDYNFIEPKLQN; encoded by the coding sequence ATGGAGAAAACGATTGAAATAAAGAATTTATATAAATCGTTCGGGAGCCTGCACGTATTGTCGGGGGTAGATCTGGATGTGCATGAAAATGAAAATGTAGTGGTATTGGGACGGTCAGGAACGGGAAAGTCGGTGTTGATTAAAATTATTGCGGGACTACTCACTCCCGACCGTGGACAGGTAAAAGTATTTGGCCAATCGGTTGCTGATTTGACGGCTAAAGAACTGAATGCGTTGCGGTTGAAGATTGGTTTTTCGTTTCAGAGTAGTGCGTTGTACGATAGCATGACGGTGCGGGAAAACTTGGAGTTTCCACTGGTTAGAAATCTAAAAAACATGACCCGCAAAGAAATAGATAAAGCCGTTGATGAGGTCATCGAAGCCGTAGGTCTGAAAAAAACGTTGGACCAAATGCCTTCTCAACTTTCGGGGGGGCAGCGCAAACGGATTGGAATAGCCCGTACCCTCATCATGAACCCTAAGATTATGCTGTACGATGAGCCAACCGCAGGACTTGACCCCATTACGTGTCAGGAAATCAATGATTTAATGAATCAGGTAAAGGAAAAATACCGCACCAGTTCTATCATCATCACGCACGATTTAACCTGCGCCAAAGAAACAGGTGACCGGGTGGCGATTTTGTTTGATGGCAAATTTGCGTACCAAGGCACGTTTGAGGAGGTTTTCGGCAACCCCGACCCCCGCATTCGTAGTTTTTATGATTACAATTTTATCGAACCAAAACTTCAGAATTAA
- a CDS encoding MlaE family ABC transporter permease — MNSESAKHVFSEKVDDWLMGFYDAFEFVKLVFREAFSGGFEFTEFVRQCYSIGLKSLPLISLTGFVTGYVFTKQSRPSLMEFGATSWLPSLVTIAIVRALAPLVTSLICSGKIGSGIGAELGSMKVTEQIDAMEVSAVNPIRFLVVTRVAAATITIPILSFYCALVALAGAFLNVTVNEETNVLAFLEHGFDSIVFLDIITAVVKATSFGFTIGMIGCYKGFNATNGTQGVGQAANSSVVLSMFLIFIEELFIVQVANWFR, encoded by the coding sequence ATGAACAGCGAATCTGCGAAACATGTCTTCTCCGAAAAAGTTGATGATTGGTTAATGGGTTTTTATGACGCCTTCGAGTTTGTAAAGTTGGTTTTTAGAGAGGCATTTTCTGGGGGCTTTGAGTTTACCGAATTTGTTCGACAATGTTATTCCATCGGCCTCAAATCCCTGCCGTTGATTTCCCTGACGGGGTTTGTCACGGGATACGTTTTTACCAAACAATCGCGCCCCTCCCTGATGGAATTCGGGGCTACCTCGTGGTTGCCGTCGTTGGTGACCATTGCCATCGTGCGGGCGTTGGCACCGCTGGTTACGTCGCTGATTTGTTCAGGAAAGATAGGGTCGGGCATTGGCGCTGAGCTGGGTTCGATGAAAGTGACCGAGCAAATAGATGCCATGGAAGTGTCGGCGGTCAATCCGATTCGTTTTTTGGTTGTTACGCGCGTAGCGGCTGCCACCATCACGATTCCCATTTTATCTTTTTACTGCGCTTTGGTGGCGTTGGCGGGCGCTTTTCTTAACGTGACGGTCAACGAAGAAACCAACGTGCTGGCCTTTCTGGAGCATGGATTCGACAGTATCGTTTTCTTGGATATTATTACGGCGGTAGTCAAAGCTACCTCTTTTGGGTTTACCATCGGAATGATTGGGTGCTATAAGGGTTTCAACGCCACCAATGGTACCCAAGGGGTAGGCCAAGCTGCCAATTCGTCGGTGGTGTTATCCATGTTTCTGATTTTTATTGAAGAATTATTTATTGTTCAAGTAGCTAATTGGTTTCGCTAA
- a CDS encoding GNAT family N-acetyltransferase: MILSITAADTYPLRHQVLWPDKPFEFVKVPEDENGLHFGYFVDNQPVSVISLFVDDHQVARFRKFATHPDFQRQGLGSALLEIVFERAIELQATRIWCDARLDAKPFYERFGMKQEGDTFFKGDIPYVKMNLIF; the protein is encoded by the coding sequence ATGATTCTCTCCATCACCGCTGCTGATACGTATCCCCTCCGCCACCAAGTTTTGTGGCCTGACAAACCCTTTGAATTTGTAAAAGTCCCCGAAGATGAAAATGGGCTTCATTTTGGCTATTTTGTCGATAATCAACCTGTATCAGTAATTTCGCTCTTTGTGGATGACCATCAGGTGGCCCGCTTCCGAAAGTTTGCTACTCATCCTGATTTTCAGCGCCAAGGGCTAGGAAGCGCCCTACTCGAAATTGTTTTTGAACGTGCTATTGAACTTCAAGCGACGCGCATTTGGTGCGATGCTCGGCTCGACGCTAAGCCTTTTTATGAACGTTTCGGTATGAAACAAGAAGGCGATACTTTCTTCAAAGGAGATATTCCCTACGTAAAAATGAACCTCATTTTTTGA
- a CDS encoding tetratricopeptide repeat protein: MKKIQAFSYLVFGLLIVLESKAQTMQFVTSSRPADTSNKATGAASEATVVKNLHLLPLFGEVAKSGAQIEFEINFLNDCDQNFTTRKEASEFFSARGWEYLDEGDLDTACYRFNLAYLLNPQNADTYWGLGVVCFQQGHITDAERMLRKGVDLDSTNVGMLVDLATVDLIHFKESSDKWELMEAEQILNRAIRLDTTFATAYLKKSVLEFHKGNYDASWDNLHKTRVLDIELLDYDFMKELLAKKCDPLGIFSTPN, from the coding sequence ATGAAAAAAATACAGGCATTCAGTTATTTGGTATTCGGATTGTTAATTGTGCTGGAAAGTAAGGCGCAAACAATGCAGTTTGTTACGAGCAGCCGCCCGGCTGATACCAGTAACAAAGCAACCGGGGCTGCTTCCGAGGCTACAGTGGTGAAAAATCTTCACCTGCTACCCCTTTTTGGAGAAGTAGCCAAAAGTGGCGCGCAAATTGAATTTGAAATTAATTTTCTTAACGATTGCGACCAAAACTTTACTACCCGTAAGGAAGCCAGCGAGTTTTTCTCGGCGCGTGGTTGGGAGTATTTGGACGAAGGCGACCTCGATACGGCCTGTTATCGTTTTAATTTGGCCTATTTGCTCAATCCACAAAATGCCGACACGTACTGGGGTTTAGGAGTGGTGTGTTTCCAACAAGGTCACATCACCGACGCTGAGCGTATGCTCCGCAAAGGTGTTGACCTTGACTCAACCAACGTAGGTATGCTGGTTGACTTGGCTACCGTTGATTTGATACACTTTAAAGAAAGCAGTGATAAATGGGAGTTGATGGAGGCAGAACAAATTCTCAATCGAGCCATTCGTCTGGATACTACCTTTGCTACGGCTTATCTCAAAAAGTCGGTGTTGGAATTTCATAAAGGCAATTATGACGCTTCTTGGGACAACTTACACAAGACCCGAGTGCTGGATATTGAATTGTTGGATTATGATTTTATGAAAGAACTCCTCGCCAAAAAATGTGACCCGCTGGGTATTTTTAGTACGCCCAATTAA